The Chaetodon trifascialis isolate fChaTrf1 chromosome 11, fChaTrf1.hap1, whole genome shotgun sequence nucleotide sequence ATTTATACATATGTGTATACAaggtgaggtttttttttttttttacacatttcaatCCGTtcctctgaaatgaaactgcTCCTACGTATGTTAGCTGTGTAGCACATGTTGCTGTGGTGATTTAGCCCAGATAAAAGTGAGCCAGATTCAATCTGGTTCAAACTCCGAGTTAACTGGCTAACCCTTTAATCTCACCATGTGTTTCAGTGTATCCCAATCAATACATCTGACACGAATATTTGATTTTATCTCTGGACTTCATCATCACATACCATCTACAGCCAGCAGTAAACAGCTGTCTCATTGTCTACAACTCATATGCAAATTCTTTTCTGTCAACATATTagaagagagcagagctgaggggatTGCTGTGGCTCCAACAACCACAAGTGCACTCCTCCCATATATTATCTAACTGAACCCACTAAGCcaggaacagaagaagagaccAGGCCCCCCACTCAAACCAAAGGATTCTGAGTTATACGGTGACACTCGTTCATGATGTGTGATGCTGAGGACTCGCTCCCCAGGGAAGCACTTACTCGTGCCCATTTGATTGCTCTTGATCTTTGGGATTCGCTGGATCTTGTTCCAGGACTCTGATCCCCAGTGTGGCCAGGGCCCTGTCCAAGATCGAGCCCATTGCCTCCACAGAGAGCTTCTCCAGAACCAGCACCCTGCACCTGCTCAGCAGGGCAGCATTGACCTGGAAGGACGGATTTTCTGTGGTTGCCCCGATCAGAGTTATCGTCCCGCACTCCATGTGAGGAAGGAAGGTGTcctacagagagacacacacacacacacacatcgagaGGGAAAAATTGAGAGCAAAGTAAACTAGGGAGGATAAAACAGTGAAGATTCTGACCACCTCTGAAATGACAAGCTATCAAGAGTAAGTACTTGTTTAACCCCTATAATGCTTCATTGGTCTATTTGTCGGCGATGATCATAAGACCAAGAAACTGACAGCACCAGCATCACTTAGCTATGTTTTTCATGCTTTGATTCTTAACAGCTCATTAAGGCTAAGCCTCTTTGTTAGCCGACATGGGGATTTACAGTCATGCAGCACAAGTTACAAAGTCTAAAAATTGTTTTCTACAGCCAACAGCTTCCTACCTCAAGTAAAAATTTTGTGCATAAGTTACCACACTGAAGAACAATTAGCGCTACTTATGGTTAATGTAAAAAATGTATATGAAACAGTTACTTATCAGTACACCAGAATTCACTTTTAGAGGGAaactttctgtccctctgtcctttCTGCATATATTGTCTCTAATTATGAAAAACACCAGCTTGGTAAACATTATTAAATACCAGTTTTGTCATTCTGCCTCAACAGTAATTTCAAACACAGGCTGGATTTTGGAGTTACTTACAGTACAAAAACTGATTACAGCACATCTTTCCATCTCAATACTCCACCTGTTGGGATTTGTTGAAGCGGTGAATTTCATCAACGAACAGGATGGTCTTTCGCTTGCACAGTCGGAGCTCATTCTGCGCCTGCTTGATCACCTCTCGGACGTCATTGGTGGACGCGCTGGtggcagacagagggacaaaacGAGCTGTTCCCTTCTTTTTACTGGTGCTGGCAATTATGTGAGCTAGAGTGGTCTGAAAGACGACAAAACACAAAGTTACTTTATTAAAACATGCAATGTCTTGTGGAACCTAAACAGGGCCAGGAGCAAACTCTAACATCAACATTACCCCAGCCCTAcaaaaaacaatgtgaaatgtTAATAATTATTGTCAGCTAAAAGTCATCTTTGATCTCCGTTTTTTGAGCCACTCATTAATTTCCCAGGTCATATAACGCACCTTCCTTTGAGAGCCTCACAAATCATGTCTGCACTGCAAATCTTTATAACAAGCTCCAAAAATAACCCTTCAATTGTGAAACTTGAACACAGTAAGAACACTGACAGAGGGAGTTAAAGAGGTCAAGTGTTACTAAAGCAATAAAGCAAAGTCTAAGCATGGCAAGCTGCTGTATGACAATCCACCCAAGTAGCTTGGCATACTCAGGAAATCATTACCATGCTGCGTTCAGGTCTGACAACAGTTGCAAGCACCCACCTGGCAGCCAAGGAGGGAATAACAACCTTTTCAACATGCTATAAAAGCTTCAACTCTCTCTTTATCGAGTGCAATAGAGAGAAGAGCAATAAAAATTAAAGCTACTAGAGAAAATGCAGTATcttacaataaaacaaagaggaggaaaaaataagaTATGCAAATTATTGTGGGATGTTGGTTAAGAAAAGAGTGCCACtaagtttttgtcattttctgatgcTTGGAGGTACGTCTACAGGCACCAAAGTACTGCTGGTTATGAGAACTGTTTGTTCTAGCTACACAGTACTGATCACTAATTAATTGTTGAAGTAATTTaacaagaaaaaacaccaaaccctcacttcttcctgcttctcttttctgttttatatcaccATAAGTTAAATATCCTTTGCTTTTGAACTGTTACCAACTGTTAACCATCATTTAAGATGGCACCTGTGGGAACCTAAATCTAAATTTTACTGACTAAACGATTAAGCAGGTCATCAAAAAAAGACCACAGTTTCAGGAGCCAATCGCGGTCCAGCATCCAGCTTGTTGAGTGTAGAAGTTAAAcgtttaaaatggaaaaaaatgcatattcGTACCCTATTTGTACCCTTTTCTCTTAaagcttggggggggggggggggggggggaatccaCCATCATGCATCACATAtaaaacagaaggaaaatgaaTTAAGATTATAGGGTGATTCATGCCAGCCATCAACCCACCTTTCCGCATCCCGGCGGCCCCCACAGGATTATAGACGGTATTTCCTGTGACTCCAGAAGTGACCGGAAGAGCGTTTCCTGGCCTACAACTTTATTTTGACCAAAGTATTCCTCCAGTGTGTTTGGTCTCATTATGTCCGCCAAAGGCTTGTTCATCGTTAGCAGTGTCCGTGGCGACAAATCCCGGGACGTCTTCAAAGTCTGTCCGTTTGATCCTGAGGCCTGGTTCCCTGTACCTGCCGGTCCCGGTTCTTCCTCGTTCGGCAAACTGCGTTTAACTCCCTTGTTGACAGCAGTGCCAGTAGTTTGTTTACTTGAAAATAACCCACTCCGTTCACTTTGAACTGAAACTTTACCCTTGTTGGTCTGAAATAGAGAAAATACAGCATGTGACGGCGaagaggccatggaggaggagctggccgCGGGTTTGTTGTCACTGGGGCTGGGTGGTGCAGCGCTCGCAGTAATGCGAGATTTCTTTAATGGAGGTTCGCTTTCGTCTGTTGTCGAcgggctgttgttgttgttaccgATTTGCAGCAGACACACGTCGAGGTGTCCGTTAATTGTGGCAgctttaaaatctttaaaacaaACGGGGCACTGTACCGACTCCGGCGCTGTAGATGTCATGTCGTTCGCCATCTTGATTCCCGCGAAACGTTTGACCTTAAATCACGTGACCAAACACTGTTTTGGAGATTGATTGTTGAGAAGTTGTTTTGCCTTGAAGTTACGCCCAGATGCGACCGATGAATATTACATGTTTTCGAATATTATATTAATGAAAATCTAttttggagtttttaaaaaaataattttggaCTTCCGGTCGTTTCCAGTTCTGTGTGCATTCAATACCTAACGGGACGGTCCGACATCTGGCTTTTGTGGTCTTGAGCTTATGTTTACGGGTCGAATACAAGGCTACATAAAGATGGATCCTTttgaaatttgatttgatttgttttagaTTACACTGTTCGGATGGAAAGTCTGGGAAAAATCGCACATGAAATGCATCCGTAACACTTTTCTCGAAACTCTAAGCGGAGTCAAGGGAATCATGTTTTTTCCTACAGGCTCTAGCACATAAATGCAGCACGTCCCTAACAGTTGCTTTGGCTATGGAGTACGCAGGTTTTCCCCCTCCCCAATGATAAGACTATTTTGAAGTACTTTAATTGATGTTTACTGAGAGATAAAACGGAAATTAATGAAACACCTTGCAAATGAATAATTTAaccaaataataaataaaattttaaagCAATTCATTACACGTGATTGGCAAGGCTGCATTATCTACTGGACAAACAGGGTAACTGTCCCTGGGCCCCCAGACTTCAAAGACTAACTGTTTATTTAAaggatttgatttatttgaaaatgaaaaaaatcattgagTCCTTATTATGGATTTTCTTTCATTACCTAATCTTGTGGCCCTGTCTTGAGGTAGGACTTATGTCAACATCTAGTTTCAAGACATTGATAATGTCAATTTTGTGCTTATTTGTTGCCTATTCCtacaattatttgtttaataCAATTCCTACACATCAAACCTGGGGTAAGCTTAAATGCAGCATAGAAAAACTGTGAACATTACACTGACA carries:
- the wrnip1 gene encoding ATPase WRNIP1 — encoded protein: MANDMTSTAPESVQCPVCFKDFKAATINGHLDVCLLQIGNNNNSPSTTDESEPPLKKSRITASAAPPSPSDNKPAASSSSMASSPSHAVFSLFQTNKGKVSVQSERSGLFSSKQTTGTAVNKGVKRSLPNEEEPGPAGTGNQASGSNGQTLKTSRDLSPRTLLTMNKPLADIMRPNTLEEYFGQNKVVGQETLFRSLLESQEIPSIILWGPPGCGKTTLAHIIASTSKKKGTARFVPLSATSASTNDVREVIKQAQNELRLCKRKTILFVDEIHRFNKSQQDTFLPHMECGTITLIGATTENPSFQVNAALLSRCRVLVLEKLSVEAMGSILDRALATLGIRVLEQDPANPKDQEQSNGHEPKIFIEQKALDTIAFLCDGDARVGLNSLQLAVQAQVNLAQSKPLGQDGSQDVLVKEEHIKEGLQRSHILYDKAGEEHYNCISAFHKSMRGSDENASLYWMGRMLEGGEDPLYVARRMVRFASEDVGLADPAALPQAVAAFQACHFIGMPECEVILAQCAVYLARAPKSVQIYKAYANVKASLRNHKGPLPPVPLHLRNAPTRLMKQLGYAKDYKYNPAFSGPVDQEYLPEELRGIDFFTWTPSDS